A window of Ptychodera flava strain L36383 chromosome 1, AS_Pfla_20210202, whole genome shotgun sequence contains these coding sequences:
- the LOC139140520 gene encoding uncharacterized protein isoform X4, producing the protein MTVQFFVRYYAHQHIGEAHCSAIVTSTPAPNLTIVNESKRQHEPDLSEISNHGSQAKRIRVEKTMSQSFLDPFELSIDVTCDEVTSLDSADDTDMEDDPDYMPHFRIMLGPVNVDSIPLDSELLDLENSDNLERQEVEENSDSLERQEVDTVEDTDEEGSQTSLPRISTDEDIVNLLDGEFCLAFVNQLLELARERPSSQCKVGSCKSTPQIRTFYRGSALYLKWVCIV; encoded by the exons ATGACAGTACAATTTTTTGTCAGGTACTATGCACACCAACATATTGGAGAAGCCCACTGTAGTGCCATTGTGACATCCACTCCAGCACCAAATCTGACAATTGTGAATGAGTCAAAGAGACAACATGAACCTGATCTGTCGGAGATTTCAAATCATGG TAGTCAAGCTAAAAGAATCCGTGTGGAGAAGACCATGTCACAGTCCTTCCTTGATCCATTTGA ATTAAGTattgatgtcacttgtgatgaaGTTACATCCTTAGACTCTGCTGATGATACTGATATGGAAGATGATCCTGACTACATGCCACATTTTCGAATCATGCTTGG GCCTGTGAATGTTGATAGTATTCCCCTTGATAGTGAGCTGCTGGACTTAGAAAATAGTGATAACTTAGAGAGACAGGAGGTAGAAGAAAATAGTGATAGCTTAGAGAGACAGGAGGTAGATACTGTTGAGGACACAGATGAAGAAGGCAGTCAGACTTCTTTACCAAGAATAAGCACGGATGAAGACATTGTCAATTTGTTGGATGGAGAATTTTGCCTGGCATTTGTAAATCAGCTTTTGGAATTAGCTAGGGAAAGGCCAAGTTCTCAGTGTAAAGTTGGCAGCTGTAAGAGCACTCCACAAATACGTACATTTTACAGAGGATCAGCTCTGTATCTGAAATGGGTATGTATTGTGTGA
- the LOC139140520 gene encoding uncharacterized protein isoform X2 yields the protein MTVQFFVRYYAHQHIGEAHCSAIVTSTPAPNLTIVNESKRQHEPDLSEISNHGESTVSYVSGIEDINSETETASENEDTFKLDSQAKRIRVEKTMSQSFLDPFELSIDVTCDEVTSLDSADDTDMEDDPDYMPHFRIMLGPVNVDSIPLDSELLDLENSDNLERQEVEENSDSLERQEVDTVEDTDEEGSQTSLPRISTDEDIVNLLDGEFCLAFVNQLLELARERPSSQCKVGSCKSTPQIRTFYRGSALYLKWVCIV from the exons ATGACAGTACAATTTTTTGTCAGGTACTATGCACACCAACATATTGGAGAAGCCCACTGTAGTGCCATTGTGACATCCACTCCAGCACCAAATCTGACAATTGTGAATGAGTCAAAGAGACAACATGAACCTGATCTGTCGGAGATTTCAAATCATGG AGAGAGTACAGTTTCCTATGTGTCAGGAATAGAAGATATAAATAGTGAAACAGAAACAGCCTCTGAAAATGAGGATACATTCAAGCTAGA TAGTCAAGCTAAAAGAATCCGTGTGGAGAAGACCATGTCACAGTCCTTCCTTGATCCATTTGA ATTAAGTattgatgtcacttgtgatgaaGTTACATCCTTAGACTCTGCTGATGATACTGATATGGAAGATGATCCTGACTACATGCCACATTTTCGAATCATGCTTGG GCCTGTGAATGTTGATAGTATTCCCCTTGATAGTGAGCTGCTGGACTTAGAAAATAGTGATAACTTAGAGAGACAGGAGGTAGAAGAAAATAGTGATAGCTTAGAGAGACAGGAGGTAGATACTGTTGAGGACACAGATGAAGAAGGCAGTCAGACTTCTTTACCAAGAATAAGCACGGATGAAGACATTGTCAATTTGTTGGATGGAGAATTTTGCCTGGCATTTGTAAATCAGCTTTTGGAATTAGCTAGGGAAAGGCCAAGTTCTCAGTGTAAAGTTGGCAGCTGTAAGAGCACTCCACAAATACGTACATTTTACAGAGGATCAGCTCTGTATCTGAAATGGGTATGTATTGTGTGA